Proteins encoded within one genomic window of Acidithiobacillus sp. AMEEHan:
- the aroA gene encoding 3-phosphoshikimate 1-carboxyvinyltransferase, with the protein MQYLVQPGGALRGRLRVPGDKSISHRAVILGALAEGVTEVRGLLEGADVLATIAAFRAMGVEIEGPREGWLRIHGVGLRGLQAPQAPLDCGNSGTAMRLLAGVLAGQPFASSLTGDESLQRRPMGRVIDPLQAMGARITSKEGRAPLQIEGATLHGIDYVLPMASAQVKSAILLAGLYAEGRTCVQEPAPTRDHSERMLRGFGYTLEQEPLRACLQGGGALQGQAIDVPADISSATFFLLGATIAPDSDLLLENVGINPTRTGVIEILTRMGARIDLTQLREVGGEPVADIRVRSAKLQGIDIPPRLVPLAIDEFPAIFVAAACAEGQTRVREAAELRVKESDRIAVMAAGLRSLGIKVEESADGALIHGGSLTGGTVDSHGDHRIAMSFAMAALRSQEPIQILDCENVATSFPTFPELARQAGLDLAQVNP; encoded by the coding sequence ATGCAGTATCTCGTCCAGCCCGGTGGTGCCCTGCGTGGCCGCCTGCGTGTCCCGGGGGATAAATCCATTTCCCATCGTGCCGTCATTCTCGGCGCCCTGGCCGAAGGGGTCACGGAAGTCCGCGGCTTGCTCGAGGGCGCCGATGTCCTCGCCACCATTGCTGCTTTTCGCGCCATGGGGGTAGAGATCGAGGGCCCGCGCGAGGGCTGGCTACGCATCCACGGGGTTGGCTTGCGCGGTCTGCAGGCGCCGCAGGCTCCCCTCGATTGCGGCAATTCCGGAACCGCCATGCGCCTGCTTGCCGGAGTCCTCGCCGGGCAGCCTTTTGCCAGCTCCCTGACGGGGGATGAAAGCCTGCAGCGTCGTCCCATGGGGCGGGTGATTGATCCATTACAGGCCATGGGGGCACGGATCACGTCCAAGGAGGGCAGGGCGCCGCTGCAGATCGAGGGCGCCACTCTGCACGGCATCGATTACGTTCTGCCCATGGCCAGTGCCCAGGTAAAATCCGCCATACTTCTCGCCGGACTCTATGCCGAGGGTCGCACCTGCGTACAGGAACCGGCGCCGACCCGGGATCACAGCGAACGTATGCTACGCGGCTTTGGCTATACACTGGAGCAGGAACCCCTACGTGCGTGTCTGCAAGGTGGGGGCGCACTGCAGGGGCAGGCCATCGACGTGCCGGCAGACATCTCCTCCGCGACCTTTTTTCTGCTCGGCGCTACCATTGCCCCGGATTCTGATCTCTTGCTCGAGAATGTCGGTATCAACCCCACGCGTACCGGAGTGATCGAGATCCTTACGCGGATGGGTGCGCGCATCGATCTCACCCAGTTGCGCGAAGTAGGCGGCGAGCCGGTGGCAGACATCCGGGTGCGCTCGGCCAAGCTGCAGGGCATCGATATTCCGCCGCGTCTGGTGCCCTTGGCCATCGACGAATTCCCGGCGATTTTCGTGGCTGCTGCCTGTGCCGAAGGCCAGACGCGGGTGCGGGAAGCCGCAGAGCTGCGCGTGAAGGAAAGCGATCGCATCGCAGTGATGGCAGCGGGGCTGCGTAGTCTGGGAATCAAGGTGGAGGAGAGCGCCGATGGCGCGCTGATCCACGGTGGCAGTCTTACTGGCGGAACCGTCGACAGCCATGGTGATCATCGCATTGCCATGTCCTTTGCCATGGCCGCCCTGCGTTCACAGGAACCGATCCAGATTCTGGACTGCGAGAATGTCGCTACCTCCTTCCCCACGTTTCCCGAGCTTGCCCGGCAGGCCGGTTTGGATCTGGCGCAGGTGAACCCATGA
- the cmk gene encoding (d)CMP kinase, whose translation MSDVPVITIDGPGGVGKGTLSRLLAARLGWHLLDSGMIYRAMGLAAARAGLLQAQPLDEAALIALARDLPLHFAEQDGETHAFLDSEDVTQEIRSAEAGQRASQLAVIPELRRALLQRQRDFRRPPGLVADGRDMGTVVFADAPLKVFITASVEERSKRRLKQLLEQGASATLAQVEMEIAERDRRDRERSVAPLVPAPEARILDNSGQTIEQTYRVLEGWARDTLGEFFCCQ comes from the coding sequence ATGAGCGACGTTCCGGTCATTACCATCGATGGCCCCGGGGGCGTCGGCAAGGGTACCCTCAGCCGACTGCTCGCGGCGCGCCTCGGTTGGCATCTGCTCGACAGTGGCATGATCTATCGCGCCATGGGCTTGGCGGCGGCGCGAGCCGGCCTGCTGCAAGCGCAGCCTCTGGATGAAGCGGCACTGATTGCTCTGGCGCGGGATTTGCCGCTGCATTTTGCGGAGCAGGACGGTGAGACCCATGCCTTCCTGGATAGCGAGGATGTCACTCAGGAAATACGTAGTGCCGAGGCGGGACAGCGCGCCTCGCAACTGGCCGTGATTCCGGAACTGCGTCGTGCGCTGCTGCAGCGGCAGCGGGATTTTCGCCGCCCGCCCGGACTGGTAGCTGATGGCCGCGATATGGGGACGGTGGTGTTTGCTGATGCGCCCCTCAAGGTATTTATCACTGCAAGTGTCGAAGAGCGTTCCAAGAGGAGGCTAAAACAGTTGCTAGAACAGGGCGCTAGTGCTACTCTCGCGCAGGTTGAAATGGAGATCGCCGAGCGCGATCGACGTGATCGCGAGCGCAGTGTAGCGCCTCTGGTGCCCGCACCGGAGGCGCGTATTCTGGACAACAGCGGTCAGACCATTGAACAGACTTACCGGGTCCTCGAAGGGTGGGCGCGTGACACCCTCGGGGAGTTTTTTTGTTGCCAATGA
- the rpsA gene encoding 30S ribosomal protein S1, translating to MTTLHSEVQSEPSFAELFAESESSQGLKPGDLLVGTVTRVDNDIVMVDVGLKSEGPIPAEQFRNTEGVLEVQVGDQVEVCLESVEDGMGETRLSREKARRAKTWEELETAFADNAVVKGFLTGKVKGGFTVSIDGVRAFLPGSLVDVRPVRDVAYLEGKELEMKIIKLDRKRNNVVVSRRAVVEQEQSAERGQLLESIQEGAILQGVVKNLTDYGAFIDLGGIDGLLHITDMGWRRVKHPSEVVNAGDEVKVVVLKFDRERGRISLGMKQLGADPWQDIARRYPEHTRIFGKVTNITDYGAFVEIEDGVEGLVHVSEIDWTNKNVNPAKALHLGQEVEVMVLDIDEERRRISLGIKQCLPNPWEEFSDNFQKGDRVSGQIKSITDFGVFIGLDGGIDGLIHLSDLSWDRPGEEAVRDFKKGDSVDAVVLSIDPERERISLGIKQLENDPFLQFVAANDKGELLDGEVISVDGKGALVRLAEGVEGFLPTREIAKGTQLQEGSPVRVAIAVVDRKNRSLTLGSKAREAVHSQSSEDQAALVQQYARSAATGTTSLGDLIKEQLKRKQEEEG from the coding sequence ATGACCACCCTACACAGTGAAGTGCAGTCCGAACCGAGTTTTGCCGAACTCTTTGCCGAAAGTGAAAGCTCTCAGGGCCTCAAGCCTGGAGACCTGCTCGTCGGTACCGTGACCCGGGTCGATAACGACATCGTCATGGTTGATGTCGGCCTCAAATCCGAAGGTCCCATCCCTGCCGAACAGTTCCGCAACACCGAGGGTGTCTTGGAAGTCCAGGTTGGTGACCAGGTAGAGGTTTGTCTGGAGTCCGTCGAAGATGGCATGGGCGAAACCCGCTTGTCGCGCGAAAAAGCGCGTCGTGCCAAGACCTGGGAAGAGCTCGAGACGGCCTTCGCCGACAATGCTGTGGTCAAGGGCTTCCTCACCGGCAAGGTGAAGGGCGGCTTCACGGTCAGTATCGACGGTGTGCGCGCCTTCCTGCCCGGCTCTTTGGTGGATGTGCGCCCGGTGCGGGACGTTGCCTATCTGGAAGGCAAAGAGCTGGAGATGAAGATCATCAAGCTCGACCGCAAGCGCAACAACGTCGTCGTTTCGCGGCGTGCGGTGGTCGAGCAGGAGCAGAGTGCCGAGCGTGGCCAGCTGCTGGAAAGCATCCAGGAGGGCGCGATTCTGCAGGGTGTGGTCAAGAACCTCACCGACTACGGTGCATTCATCGATTTGGGCGGCATTGATGGCCTGCTGCACATCACCGACATGGGCTGGCGTCGGGTGAAGCATCCCAGTGAAGTGGTCAATGCTGGTGACGAAGTCAAGGTGGTCGTCCTCAAGTTTGATCGGGAACGGGGCCGTATTTCCCTCGGCATGAAGCAGTTGGGTGCCGATCCCTGGCAGGACATTGCCCGTCGTTACCCCGAGCACACCCGTATCTTTGGTAAGGTCACCAACATCACCGACTATGGCGCGTTTGTCGAAATCGAGGATGGAGTCGAAGGCCTCGTGCATGTCTCCGAGATCGATTGGACCAACAAGAATGTCAATCCTGCCAAGGCCTTGCACCTGGGTCAGGAAGTGGAAGTAATGGTTCTTGACATCGATGAAGAGCGTCGCCGTATCTCTCTTGGTATCAAGCAATGCCTGCCAAATCCCTGGGAAGAATTCTCCGACAACTTCCAGAAGGGCGACCGGGTATCCGGGCAGATCAAGAGCATTACCGATTTTGGCGTGTTCATCGGTCTGGACGGTGGCATCGACGGTCTCATCCATCTCTCCGACCTTTCCTGGGATCGCCCTGGAGAAGAGGCTGTTCGCGACTTCAAGAAAGGCGATTCGGTGGATGCCGTCGTGCTCAGCATCGATCCCGAGCGGGAGCGCATCAGTCTGGGTATCAAGCAGCTCGAAAACGATCCGTTCCTTCAGTTTGTGGCAGCAAATGACAAGGGCGAGTTGCTCGACGGTGAAGTCATCAGCGTCGACGGTAAAGGTGCCCTGGTTCGTCTGGCCGAAGGGGTCGAAGGATTCCTGCCCACGCGCGAGATCGCCAAAGGTACGCAGCTGCAGGAGGGTAGCCCGGTGCGCGTCGCGATTGCCGTGGTCGATCGGAAAAACCGCAGCTTGACCCTGGGCAGCAAGGCGCGCGAAGCGGTGCACAGCCAGTCGTCGGAAGATCAGGCAGCCCTGGTGCAGCAGTATGCGCGCAGCGCCGCAACCGGCACTACGAGCCTTGGCGACCTGATCAAGGAGCAGCTCAAGCGTAAGCAGGAAGAAGAGGGCTGA
- a CDS encoding integration host factor subunit beta, which produces MTKSELIKYISAKHPLLPPRDIENATRHILEYLSDALQQDERIEIRGFGSFSLHIRPEKVGRNPRTGESVRVPEKRVPHFKAGKELREQVDYAPASVS; this is translated from the coding sequence ATGACAAAGTCGGAATTGATCAAATATATCAGTGCGAAACACCCACTGTTACCGCCACGGGACATTGAAAATGCCACCCGCCATATTCTCGAATATTTGAGTGACGCGTTACAACAGGATGAACGGATCGAGATCCGTGGCTTCGGGAGCTTTTCCCTGCATATTCGTCCGGAAAAGGTGGGGCGCAATCCGCGTACTGGCGAATCGGTGCGAGTGCCGGAAAAACGGGTACCGCATTTCAAGGCCGGCAAGGAGTTGCGGGAGCAGGTCGACTACGCCCCTGCGTCCGTAAGTTAG
- a CDS encoding tetratricopeptide repeat protein, translated as MGTLTLALILLLPLAFLAGWWVSARRVRRPSPVPLPRAYVQGLGHLLGERNDEAVKTFLDALRRYPESSELLLALGRMFRRRGELERALSVHQHLLDQQELDVLGKQEVLLEMARDYLKAGILNRAEVILVELLHKDGDSLPARQLLAEVYELGGDWEQAIRTRRALRDHGQMGQNRIIALLYCELAEESLRREEAVEAYLSEAERADPQCPRLALLRGRIAHGQCDFEAAARQWSTLLRADRFAVLAQILVPYLESLHNCEASIDCRAWRAQLLALADSASLLLPRLIDAVREVEGDAAVIALLQDKLQEGDDRVVLQLYLRAGGDVTAVVPRMQRTIVELPLADGLFHCQHCGYQTGEFYWRCPSCRHWDTFRSGGLAA; from the coding sequence ATGGGTACGCTGACCCTGGCCCTGATCCTGCTGCTTCCACTCGCCTTTCTGGCAGGTTGGTGGGTTTCCGCCCGTCGTGTCCGCCGTCCGTCGCCCGTTCCTTTGCCTCGTGCCTATGTGCAAGGCTTGGGGCACCTTCTCGGTGAGCGCAACGACGAGGCGGTAAAAACCTTCCTCGATGCGCTGCGCCGCTACCCCGAGAGCTCCGAACTTCTGCTGGCCCTGGGGCGTATGTTCCGACGTCGCGGTGAGCTGGAGCGGGCGCTCAGCGTGCATCAACATCTACTCGATCAGCAAGAGCTGGATGTGCTGGGCAAGCAGGAAGTTCTGCTGGAAATGGCCCGTGACTATCTCAAGGCAGGGATCCTCAACCGTGCCGAGGTGATTCTGGTGGAATTGTTGCACAAGGATGGTGACTCCTTGCCGGCACGCCAACTCCTCGCGGAGGTCTATGAGCTGGGGGGCGACTGGGAGCAGGCCATACGAACCCGGCGAGCATTGCGGGACCATGGTCAGATGGGCCAAAACCGAATCATCGCCCTGCTCTATTGCGAGCTTGCGGAGGAGAGCCTGCGTCGCGAGGAAGCCGTCGAGGCGTACTTGAGTGAAGCGGAGCGGGCAGACCCGCAATGCCCCCGGCTTGCACTGCTGCGTGGCCGGATTGCCCATGGGCAGTGCGATTTTGAAGCTGCGGCGCGTCAATGGTCGACACTGCTGCGAGCTGATCGATTCGCGGTGCTGGCGCAAATACTGGTGCCGTATCTGGAGAGCCTGCACAATTGCGAAGCGTCGATCGATTGTCGCGCCTGGCGCGCGCAGTTGCTGGCGCTGGCAGACAGTGCCTCGCTCCTGCTGCCACGGCTCATAGATGCCGTGCGTGAAGTCGAGGGGGATGCTGCGGTCATCGCGTTGCTGCAGGACAAGCTGCAGGAAGGGGATGATCGCGTCGTACTGCAGCTCTATCTGCGGGCCGGCGGCGATGTCACCGCAGTCGTACCGCGGATGCAGCGAACGATTGTAGAGTTACCCCTTGCCGACGGCCTCTTTCATTGTCAGCACTGTGGCTATCAGACTGGAGAATTTTATTGGCGCTGCCCTAGCTGCCGCCATTGGGACACCTTTCGCAGCGGAGGACTTGCGGCATGA
- the pyrF gene encoding orotidine-5'-phosphate decarboxylase has product MTPLIVALDFPDARTALSTADRLDPQQCRVKVGKELFTRAGPTVVEKLQARGFQVFLDLKFHDIPATVAGACRAAAELGVWMLNVHASGGRAMLEAARDAVSVSAAPPLLIAVTVLTSLGAADLEEIGCHSKPAEQVRRLAALAADAGLAGVVCSAQEAGQLRQELPALLRVTPGIRPAGSARDDQRRVLTPAEALAQGSDFLVIGRPITAAPDPAAVVASIIADIAAAGVA; this is encoded by the coding sequence ATGACCCCACTCATCGTAGCCCTTGATTTTCCTGATGCACGAACGGCCCTGAGCACGGCCGATCGCCTCGACCCACAACAATGCCGGGTAAAGGTTGGCAAAGAGCTGTTTACCCGTGCCGGCCCGACAGTGGTGGAAAAACTCCAAGCACGCGGTTTCCAGGTATTTCTCGATCTGAAATTCCACGACATCCCGGCAACCGTCGCAGGAGCCTGTCGGGCGGCAGCCGAGCTGGGGGTATGGATGCTCAATGTGCATGCCAGCGGCGGGCGGGCGATGCTCGAAGCCGCGCGGGACGCCGTGTCCGTCAGCGCGGCACCGCCGCTGCTGATTGCTGTCACTGTCCTCACCAGTCTGGGCGCTGCCGATCTGGAAGAGATTGGCTGCCACAGCAAGCCCGCCGAGCAGGTGCGACGGCTCGCAGCGCTGGCGGCGGATGCCGGGCTTGCCGGCGTCGTCTGCTCTGCCCAGGAGGCCGGGCAATTGCGGCAGGAACTGCCAGCATTGCTACGCGTCACACCGGGAATTCGTCCGGCGGGCTCTGCCCGGGATGACCAGCGGCGTGTCCTCACACCCGCCGAGGCTCTGGCGCAAGGCTCCGATTTCCTGGTGATCGGAAGACCGATCACGGCTGCCCCCGATCCTGCTGCCGTCGTCGCCTCGATCATTGCTGATATAGCCGCGGCAGGTGTCGCGTAA